From a region of the Pseudanabaena sp. ABRG5-3 genome:
- a CDS encoding retron system putative HNH endonuclease, with protein sequence MKYIPKNPNREPESVKQWKQLAANDPNYGYEYLRSKERKELLQALIEEQGYICCYCGMEISDQKSHIEHLIPQSIAPDLSLEYMNLLASCGISDRVIAENREITHCEEHCGRKRGNLDLTIKPIDPNCETKFSYTAKGEILPNNDPTVIALNLNHTTLKKDRAKAIEPIINMIESGSSDEEILLFARDYEQKHDGKFKAFCFAITYFSKQYS encoded by the coding sequence ATGAAATATATTCCCAAAAATCCTAACCGTGAACCTGAAAGTGTTAAGCAATGGAAGCAACTAGCTGCTAACGATCCTAATTACGGATATGAGTATTTGCGTAGTAAAGAGCGTAAGGAATTACTTCAAGCCTTAATCGAAGAACAGGGGTATATTTGCTGCTATTGCGGTATGGAAATAAGCGATCAAAAAAGTCATATTGAACATCTTATTCCACAAAGTATTGCTCCTGATTTATCGCTTGAATACATGAATCTTCTTGCTTCCTGTGGAATTTCCGATCGAGTTATTGCAGAAAATCGAGAAATAACGCACTGTGAAGAACATTGTGGACGTAAACGCGGAAATCTTGATTTGACAATCAAGCCAATTGATCCTAATTGTGAAACTAAGTTTAGTTATACAGCCAAAGGAGAAATTTTGCCAAATAATGACCCAACAGTAATTGCTTTAAACCTTAACCACACAACCTTAAAAAAAGATAGAGCAAAAGCAATTGAACCAATTATTAATATGATTGAGTCTGGATCGAGTGATGAAGAAATATTGCTTTTTGCTAGAGATTATGAACAAAAACATGATGGAAAGTTCAAAGCCTTTTGTTTTGCGATCACCTATTTCTCAAAACAATACTCATGA
- the cruF gene encoding gamma-carotene 1'-hydroxylase CruF — MRRAIPAQWFNLGMHLISMVFGLFGLVFVLPNSAFIESLSEAGLQVFSWGMQNGGASYMIFGAIAAFLYGKQTIGLKRTLAFCIPAIGISVSSELLGTSTGFPFGAYSYLSGLGYKIAGLVPFTIPLSWFYMGFSAFLIAATIMRFGTGWGYRIGAIALGALMLTSWDFVLDPAMSQTPYPFWEWHQAGEFYGMPYQNFFGWFGTGTLFMTVASLIWGKKNQAILNRQQILFPAIIYAGNFAFALILSFNAGFYVPASLGILVGALPMAVLYFTTPSEEKSLENTSPNLVAETIATR, encoded by the coding sequence ATGAGGCGAGCGATCCCCGCACAATGGTTTAATTTAGGGATGCACCTAATTTCGATGGTATTTGGTCTGTTTGGCTTAGTTTTTGTACTGCCAAATAGTGCTTTTATTGAAAGCTTGTCTGAAGCTGGTTTGCAAGTCTTTTCATGGGGAATGCAAAATGGCGGTGCATCCTACATGATTTTTGGGGCGATCGCCGCCTTTCTCTACGGCAAGCAAACTATCGGTCTCAAGCGTACCCTCGCATTTTGTATCCCTGCGATCGGTATTTCCGTTAGCAGTGAATTACTTGGCACTAGCACAGGTTTTCCCTTTGGTGCTTATTCTTACCTCAGTGGTTTAGGCTACAAAATTGCAGGATTAGTTCCATTTACGATCCCCCTTTCTTGGTTTTATATGGGATTTTCTGCCTTCCTCATTGCCGCCACAATTATGCGCTTTGGCACAGGATGGGGTTACAGAATTGGCGCGATCGCCCTTGGCGCATTAATGCTTACATCATGGGACTTTGTACTTGATCCCGCGATGAGTCAAACTCCATATCCTTTCTGGGAATGGCATCAAGCAGGCGAATTTTATGGAATGCCTTACCAAAATTTCTTTGGCTGGTTTGGTACTGGGACATTATTTATGACAGTTGCTTCGCTCATTTGGGGCAAGAAAAATCAAGCAATCCTTAATCGTCAGCAAATACTGTTTCCCGCGATCATCTATGCAGGAAACTTTGCCTTTGCCTTAATACTCAGTTTTAATGCAGGATTTTATGTGCCAGCATCGCTTGGCATCTTAGTAGGGGCATTACCTATGGCAGTACTTTATTTCACAACACCTAGTGAAGAAAAGAGTCTTGAAAATACTTCTCCAAATCTAGTAGCAGAAACGATCGCTACTCGTTAA
- a CDS encoding CopG family ribbon-helix-helix protein — translation MSAAKETITFRLDRTKREALDAIAKELDRDRSYLLNEAIENYIEIYKWQIAEINLAIAEADAEDFASDEDVDTMFGRFNEG, via the coding sequence ATGTCAGCAGCTAAGGAAACGATTACCTTTCGGCTCGATCGCACAAAGCGTGAAGCGTTAGATGCGATCGCTAAGGAACTAGATCGCGATCGCTCTTACCTATTGAATGAGGCGATCGAGAACTATATTGAAATTTATAAGTGGCAGATTGCGGAAATTAATTTAGCGATCGCTGAGGCAGATGCTGAAGATTTTGCTAGTGATGAAGATGTAGATACGATGTTTGGGCGCTTTAATGAAGGTTAG
- a CDS encoding response regulator has protein sequence MTAKKVLVIDDSIMIRKMVKSILAGKYDVLEASDGKSGLDAARRSFPDLILLDFVMPKYNGYQTLQAIRRVEGLQKVPVIMISGLKEQVTEHVPEPFTEFDFLEKPFEADVLVSRIQAFLTTEPAQPVSTANARSSAPAVVREIQPPSEEPSLQMILNRLTSTETLLVQGIENLIQREVVARVNELNTKIEHQDQAIKLLNQRMDKISEQIDHQNKGLMVILRELKALQGK, from the coding sequence ATGACTGCAAAGAAAGTACTGGTAATTGACGACAGCATCATGATCCGCAAAATGGTTAAAAGCATTTTGGCGGGCAAGTATGATGTCTTAGAAGCAAGTGACGGTAAATCAGGCTTAGATGCCGCTCGTCGCAGCTTTCCTGACCTAATTTTGCTTGACTTCGTGATGCCCAAATATAATGGCTATCAAACTTTACAAGCAATCCGACGTGTCGAAGGGTTACAAAAAGTCCCTGTAATCATGATTTCGGGACTCAAAGAACAAGTTACAGAACATGTTCCCGAACCCTTTACTGAGTTTGATTTTCTCGAAAAACCCTTTGAAGCTGATGTCTTAGTTTCACGGATCCAAGCCTTTTTAACTACTGAGCCTGCTCAGCCTGTCTCGACGGCAAATGCTAGATCATCTGCACCTGCTGTGGTTAGGGAAATACAACCACCCAGCGAAGAGCCTAGTTTACAAATGATCCTCAATCGACTCACATCGACGGAAACTTTGTTGGTCCAAGGGATTGAAAACCTGATTCAGCGTGAAGTTGTAGCCAGAGTTAATGAGTTGAATACAAAGATTGAGCATCAAGATCAGGCGATCAAATTGTTAAATCAGCGTATGGATAAGATTTCTGAACAAATTGATCATCAAAATAAAGGCTTGATGGTGATTTTGCGAGAACTCAAGGCTTTACAAGGTAAATAA
- a CDS encoding Uma2 family endonuclease encodes MTSIAIEKNATDPEVKQPLTLEEFLNLPDIDASYELVEGEAIKKMSPKFFHSSLTTIFWVELSSWCDGFGRVRVEWSVVLKRRGKDWVPVPDLLYVSHERLAADWREDAPCPVLPELVIEIVSPDQTFNQLAQKAMDYLSAGVDRVWVVYPPMRSLTVFFADRPPETYRGNRLLTDELFPNLAVTSEQFFVKAGI; translated from the coding sequence ATGACCAGTATTGCTATTGAAAAAAACGCAACTGACCCAGAGGTAAAGCAACCATTAACCTTAGAGGAGTTTTTGAATTTACCAGATATAGACGCAAGTTATGAGTTAGTTGAAGGAGAAGCCATTAAAAAAATGTCACCTAAATTTTTTCACTCCTCATTAACAACAATTTTCTGGGTTGAGCTTTCATCTTGGTGTGATGGTTTTGGGCGCGTAAGAGTAGAGTGGTCAGTAGTCTTAAAACGAAGGGGAAAAGATTGGGTTCCTGTGCCTGACTTGCTCTATGTTTCCCATGAGCGTCTTGCCGCAGATTGGCGTGAAGATGCACCTTGTCCTGTCTTGCCTGAATTAGTAATTGAGATTGTCTCGCCCGATCAAACTTTTAATCAGTTAGCCCAAAAAGCGATGGATTATTTAAGCGCAGGAGTCGATCGTGTTTGGGTAGTGTATCCACCGATGCGAAGCCTAACGGTATTTTTTGCCGATCGCCCTCCTGAGACTTATCGAGGCAATCGCTTACTAACCGATGAGTTATTCCCTAATTTAGCTGTAACTTCCGAGCAGTTTTTTGTAAAAGCGGGAATTTAG
- the leuS gene encoding leucine--tRNA ligase, translated as MDSRYNPQQIEPKWQKVWAEKQLDKVSNDAIGAESNKKKFYALSMFPYPSGDLHMGHVRNYTITDVIARYKRMQGYQVLHPMGWDAFGLPAENAAIDRNTHPAKWTYANIDNMRSQLQQVGLSYDWDRELATCSPDYYKWTQWIFLQFLEAGLAYQKEAKVNWDPIDQTVIANEQVDSEGRSWRSGALVEKRKLRQWFLKITDYAEQLLQDLDKLNDWPSSVKIMQANWIGKSTGAELSFPVVGSEKKITVFTTRPDTVYGVSYVVLAPEHPLVETLTTEAQKEAVSKFIEEVKNLSEIDRTSDDRPKRGVAIGASVVNPFTGKEVPIWIADYVLFEYGTGAVMGVPAHDVRDFTFAKQYDLPIQTVITSNSPLPMGEGQGVRESAYTEAGIMINSGEFDGLDSVTAKTKIVELAEKNQWGTAKITYRLRDWLISRQRYWGCPIPVIHCPSCGIVPVPHADLPVILPEDVELTGRGASPLAQKESWINVPCPKCGTAAKRETDTMDTFIDSSWYFLRFADARNDQEIGDRNAINSWMPVDQYVGGVEHAILHLLYSRFVTKVLRDRGLLDFDEPFAKLLTQGMVQGLTYMNPNKGGKDKWVPSALVDPKDPKDPKTGEPLQALFATMSKSKGNGVSPVDAIAKYGADTLRMFTLFKAPPEKDLEWEDADVEGQQRFLNRVWRLVSNFAETKQNGISDKIDKNLRRAIHIAIKEVSEDFDGGYQLNTAISEMMKLSNALQDTEDKSSATFLEGIETLLTLLAPFAPHISEELWSLIGHTDSIHLQPWLTHDPDALTVDEITLVIQINGKVRGSLQVPSSASNDKQALEEYARSSSAAQKYLEGKEIKKVIAVPGKLVNFVVV; from the coding sequence ATGGACAGCAGATATAATCCCCAACAGATCGAACCCAAGTGGCAAAAAGTTTGGGCGGAGAAACAACTTGACAAAGTAAGCAACGATGCAATTGGTGCAGAAAGCAACAAAAAGAAATTCTATGCGCTGTCAATGTTTCCCTATCCATCGGGCGATCTGCATATGGGGCATGTCCGTAATTACACAATTACCGATGTGATTGCCCGTTACAAAAGAATGCAGGGCTATCAAGTGTTGCACCCAATGGGCTGGGATGCCTTCGGGTTGCCTGCGGAAAATGCGGCGATCGATCGCAATACCCATCCTGCTAAATGGACTTATGCCAATATCGACAATATGCGATCGCAGCTTCAGCAAGTGGGCTTGTCATACGACTGGGATCGCGAGTTAGCAACCTGTTCGCCCGACTATTACAAATGGACGCAATGGATCTTTTTGCAATTTTTGGAAGCAGGTTTGGCTTATCAGAAAGAAGCAAAGGTTAACTGGGACCCAATCGATCAGACCGTAATTGCCAATGAACAGGTGGATAGTGAAGGGCGATCTTGGCGATCGGGCGCATTGGTGGAGAAGCGCAAGTTGCGGCAATGGTTCTTGAAAATCACCGACTATGCTGAGCAACTTTTGCAAGATTTGGACAAGCTCAATGACTGGCCTTCTAGCGTCAAGATCATGCAGGCTAACTGGATCGGCAAATCCACAGGCGCAGAGCTAAGCTTCCCCGTCGTTGGCAGTGAAAAGAAAATCACCGTATTCACCACTCGTCCTGATACCGTTTACGGTGTGAGCTATGTCGTACTTGCCCCAGAGCATCCCTTAGTTGAGACTTTGACTACTGAGGCTCAAAAAGAAGCCGTCAGCAAATTCATCGAAGAAGTCAAAAATCTTAGTGAAATCGATCGCACGTCCGATGATCGCCCTAAACGTGGCGTAGCGATCGGCGCAAGTGTGGTTAATCCATTCACAGGCAAAGAAGTTCCGATTTGGATTGCTGATTATGTTCTCTTTGAATATGGCACTGGCGCAGTCATGGGTGTTCCTGCCCATGATGTCCGCGATTTCACCTTTGCAAAGCAGTACGATCTTCCAATTCAAACCGTTATCACCTCTAACTCCCCTCTCCCTATGGGAGAGGGGCAGGGGGTGAGGGAATCCGCTTACACCGAAGCAGGAATCATGATCAATTCGGGTGAATTTGACGGCTTAGATTCCGTAACTGCGAAAACTAAGATTGTGGAACTTGCCGAAAAGAACCAATGGGGAACCGCCAAAATCACCTATCGCTTGCGTGATTGGTTGATTTCGCGCCAAAGATATTGGGGCTGTCCAATTCCCGTGATTCATTGCCCTAGCTGTGGCATCGTTCCTGTTCCCCATGCAGATTTACCCGTGATCTTGCCTGAAGATGTGGAACTTACAGGACGGGGTGCATCACCTCTCGCCCAAAAGGAATCTTGGATCAATGTCCCCTGTCCTAAGTGCGGCACGGCGGCAAAGCGCGAAACCGACACGATGGATACCTTCATCGATTCCTCTTGGTATTTCTTGCGCTTTGCCGATGCGCGGAATGATCAAGAAATTGGCGATCGCAATGCCATTAATAGCTGGATGCCCGTCGATCAATATGTCGGCGGTGTCGAACATGCGATTTTGCACCTACTCTATTCCCGCTTTGTCACTAAAGTTTTGCGCGATCGCGGCTTGCTTGATTTTGATGAACCCTTTGCCAAATTGCTCACACAGGGCATGGTACAGGGGTTAACCTACATGAATCCTAACAAGGGTGGCAAGGACAAATGGGTTCCTTCGGCTTTAGTCGATCCCAAAGATCCTAAAGATCCCAAAACTGGCGAACCTTTACAAGCACTATTTGCCACGATGTCTAAATCTAAGGGCAATGGTGTATCGCCTGTAGATGCGATCGCTAAGTATGGAGCCGATACTTTGCGGATGTTCACGCTCTTCAAAGCTCCTCCCGAAAAAGATTTGGAATGGGAAGATGCCGATGTGGAAGGTCAGCAACGCTTCTTAAATCGAGTCTGGCGTTTGGTGTCTAATTTTGCCGAAACTAAGCAGAATGGTATCTCTGACAAAATTGATAAGAATCTCCGCCGAGCAATTCACATTGCTATTAAAGAAGTTTCTGAAGATTTCGATGGAGGCTATCAACTAAATACTGCCATTTCAGAAATGATGAAGCTCAGTAATGCATTGCAAGATACTGAAGATAAGAGTTCTGCTACTTTCTTGGAAGGTATCGAAACGCTCTTAACTTTACTTGCACCCTTTGCACCGCACATTTCTGAGGAGCTTTGGTCATTGATTGGGCATACAGACTCAATCCATTTACAGCCTTGGCTTACCCACGATCCTGATGCGCTCACCGTTGATGAGATTACCCTCGTAATTCAAATCAATGGTAAAGTGCGCGGCAGTCTTCAAGTGCCATCTAGTGCCAGCAATGATAAGCAAGCATTGGAAGAATATGCCCGCAGTTCAAGTGCAGCCCAGAAGTATCTCGAAGGTAAGGAGATCAAGAAGGTGATTGCAGTTCCCGGAAAGTTGGTGAATTTTGTAGTTGTCTAG
- a CDS encoding DUF1818 family protein, translating to MLNFTDQNAAKRLLCGEGWRIGFRSDVDIYKGLVGADSWAIELTEGEFKDFCKLASQLAETMQYMATELSDGEKICCTLETEEICLEVNGYPHAFNLHFQLLTGRRSEGFWDEFAVPFLIEAIAHLLD from the coding sequence ATGTTAAATTTCACGGATCAAAATGCAGCGAAACGGCTGCTTTGTGGTGAAGGCTGGCGGATTGGCTTTCGCTCAGATGTAGATATATATAAGGGACTAGTGGGGGCAGACAGTTGGGCGATCGAGCTAACTGAAGGTGAATTTAAAGATTTTTGTAAATTAGCATCGCAACTCGCGGAGACGATGCAGTATATGGCTACTGAGCTATCGGATGGGGAAAAAATTTGTTGTACGTTAGAGACTGAGGAGATTTGCCTTGAGGTAAATGGCTATCCTCATGCTTTTAATTTACATTTTCAGTTATTAACAGGGCGACGCTCAGAAGGCTTTTGGGATGAGTTTGCTGTCCCCTTTTTGATTGAGGCGATCGCGCATTTGCTAGATTAA
- a CDS encoding type II toxin-antitoxin system RelE/ParE family toxin — translation MKVRWLRKALQNLEVIHEYIARDNPEAALKLVIKIRSAVKQLETFPEMGRIGRVKETREIVVNPYFIVYRVNGSFVDILRILHSARKFPD, via the coding sequence ATGAAGGTTAGGTGGTTACGCAAAGCCCTACAAAATCTAGAAGTAATTCATGAATATATTGCTAGAGATAATCCAGAGGCTGCTTTAAAATTGGTAATCAAGATTCGCAGTGCTGTAAAGCAATTGGAAACTTTTCCAGAAATGGGACGTATTGGGAGAGTTAAGGAGACAAGAGAAATTGTGGTCAATCCTTATTTCATCGTGTATCGAGTTAATGGAAGTTTTGTTGATATTTTGCGAATATTACATTCAGCGAGAAAGTTTCCAGATTAG
- a CDS encoding AAA family ATPase, with protein MKIKNLHIQNLRGIRDLFIDIDGDSPIVFLGENGSGKTTLLKSIARFAANLFLNFTGEPERYGILSKYFKLKPNIDISYGCKQASNSIEFNFSSIEFPSLQINSSYKINSDKPYLLPLEVEEINKKSISYRDWILSTLKKDSNASLPICAYYPVSRAVESLILDDSDILEDDKNEGNEDDYLLYPQLLIYREELVSRQNFPRFFKWFKVREDLENEHRLNRDNEYRDRQLQSVREAITSIIPEFTNLRIKRSPLDMVVLKDDQELSFESLSDGEKCFLAMVGDIARRLAISNPDINKNPLNGHGLILIDEIELHLHPEWQRRVIPSLVKTFPNCQFIFTTHSPQVLGEVQGRVYRLRRTDEGIVAELRQTYGKDSNRILEEDMETVERNRDIQEGLLQLFRYIDAGDLEAARSLKQSLKQQIANGEDPDFVKADVLIRRREVLGR; from the coding sequence ATGAAAATCAAGAATCTACATATTCAAAACTTACGTGGAATTCGAGATCTATTTATTGATATAGATGGAGATTCTCCTATTGTTTTTCTAGGTGAAAATGGTTCAGGTAAAACAACTTTATTAAAAAGTATTGCAAGATTTGCTGCTAATCTATTTCTTAACTTTACAGGAGAGCCTGAAAGGTATGGAATACTCTCAAAATACTTTAAACTAAAACCAAATATTGACATTTCATACGGATGTAAGCAAGCAAGTAATAGCATCGAATTTAATTTTTCAAGTATAGAATTTCCAAGCTTACAAATAAATTCAAGCTATAAAATCAATTCAGACAAGCCATACTTACTACCTCTAGAAGTAGAAGAAATAAACAAAAAATCAATTTCATATCGCGATTGGATCTTATCAACTTTGAAGAAAGATTCTAATGCCAGTCTACCAATTTGTGCATATTATCCAGTATCTAGAGCCGTTGAAAGCTTAATACTAGATGATTCCGATATTTTAGAAGATGATAAAAATGAAGGTAATGAAGATGATTATCTTCTCTACCCACAGCTATTAATCTATCGGGAAGAATTAGTTTCAAGACAAAATTTTCCAAGATTTTTTAAATGGTTTAAGGTTAGGGAAGATTTAGAGAATGAACATCGTCTAAATCGGGATAATGAATATAGAGATAGACAACTGCAAAGTGTTCGAGAAGCTATCACATCCATTATTCCTGAATTTACAAATTTAAGGATTAAGCGATCGCCTTTAGATATGGTGGTTTTAAAAGATGATCAGGAGTTATCTTTTGAGTCACTATCTGATGGAGAAAAATGCTTTTTAGCAATGGTTGGTGATATTGCACGAAGACTAGCGATCTCTAATCCCGATATTAATAAAAATCCCTTAAATGGTCATGGATTAATTTTAATTGATGAAATTGAATTGCATTTACATCCTGAGTGGCAACGTAGGGTAATACCTTCATTAGTGAAAACATTCCCAAATTGTCAGTTCATTTTTACTACTCATTCACCCCAAGTTTTGGGAGAGGTTCAAGGTCGTGTATATCGCTTGCGCCGAACTGATGAAGGAATCGTTGCAGAATTGCGTCAAACTTATGGCAAAGATAGCAATCGTATTTTAGAAGAGGATATGGAGACTGTAGAGCGTAATCGTGATATTCAAGAAGGTCTGCTCCAATTATTTCGATATATTGATGCTGGTGATTTAGAAGCAGCGCGATCATTAAAACAATCCTTAAAGCAACAAATTGCCAATGGAGAAGATCCTGATTTTGTGAAAGCTGATGTACTCATACGCCGCAGGGAAGTACTTGGTCGATGA
- a CDS encoding DNA-directed RNA polymerase subunit omega: MAKRYTIDSSQIIRRVEELINASSNRYRITVQVANRAKLRRYEDDDYDDRMMKPILRAIMEMSDEISQPEILSD; the protein is encoded by the coding sequence ATGGCAAAACGCTACACTATTGACTCATCGCAAATTATTCGCCGTGTCGAAGAATTGATCAATGCTTCTTCTAACCGTTATCGCATTACTGTCCAAGTCGCTAATCGTGCCAAGCTCAGACGTTATGAAGATGATGATTATGACGATCGCATGATGAAGCCGATCCTCCGCGCCATTATGGAAATGTCTGACGAAATTTCCCAGCCTGAAATTCTAAGCGACTGA